AAAAACTGTCCGTAATACTGATCCGGGGTCGGAATCATCGTCACCTCAACGGGGCCTCCTGCAAAATCCGAAATAACCGGATCCATGGCCATGCCACCGGTACCAGCCAGGGCAGTATTCTCGTCCTTATTTTCTTTCACGACGAGCCATTTTACCGCTGCCAATTCAATATCTACATTATCGGTGGTAAAAAACCATCCCCGCCAGAACCAGTCCAAATCCACCGCAGTAGCTTCTTCGAGGGTCCGGAAGAGGTCAGCCGGGTTGGGGTGTTTGTATTTCCAGCGATTGGCATATTCCTTAAAAGCAGGGTCAAACAAATCCCTGCCGATGACTGTATTCCTCAGTATTTGAAGGGCAACCGTGGGTTTTTGGTAGAAGTTGGCCCCAAAACTGAACATGTTCTCATTGTCTGACTGGACCATAATGGGCCTCATGATGTCTTTTGTTCCGGTCATATAAGTCACAATATCGGCCGGTACCGTATGGTGAAACTGTGGGTACCGCAGCGCCATGGTACGCTGGTGCAGAAACGTATTCAGGCCCTCATCCATCCACATCCATTGCCGTTCGTCAGAACTCACGATCATGGGGAACCAGTTGTGGCCTACTTCATGCACGATGGTGCCGATCATGCCGGCTTTGGCGCCTTCACTGATGAATCCATGCACAGGGCGCCCGCCGTTAAAACTGATCATCGGGAACTCCATCCCAATGTTGGAGGTATTGACGGAAATAGCCACCGGGTAAGGGTAGTCAAAAGTGGCTTCGGAGTAAACTTCCAGGGCATTCGCCACCGCTTTGGTGGATTCTTCCGACCATACCGGCAAACCTTCATTCGGATAAAAAGACATGGCCATCACCGTTTTGCCGGAAAGGTTAACGGCCTGAGCGTCCCAGATGAATTTCCTGGAACTGGCCAGGGCAAAGTCACGAACATTCTCCGCTCTGAATTTCCACGTTTTGGTCGCTGTGGATTTTTCTTTTTCATTGGCTTTTGCCTCCTCAGGGGTAACGATCACTACCGGTTTATCAAAAGACTGCCGGGCTTCCTGCAGGCGTTTGAGCTGCTTTTTACCCAGCATCTCGCTGCTGTTGAGCAAGGTGCCTGTAGCCGCCACAATATGGTCTTCCGGCACGGTGATTTCCACGTCAAAATTCCCAAATTCCAGGGCAAACTCTCCCAGGCGCTGAAACTGTTTGTTTTGCCAACCTTCGGTATCATTGTAAACCGCCATCCGGGGATACCAGTGAGCAATGAGGTAAACATTGTTACCGTCTTCGGGAAAATGTTCGTAGCCTTCACGGGATAGCACAAACATACTCCTGTCGGTAATGGCGTAGGACCAGGAAATATCAAGCCTGATGGATTGTCCCGGCTGAAGCGCCTCCTTTAGGTTGACCCGCATCATGGTATTGTTGACGATGAAATCAAGCGGATTCCCGGTTTTATCTTTGACGGATTTGATTTGACAACCCGCATCAAAATCCAGGGGCCGGACCAGGTATTGCATCTGCAGGGTAGTGACGGAATCTCCAATACCTCCAAACCTGTCTCCAAAATCCTCGTTCCCTTTTTTGTTGATATTCTGCTCCAATTGTAACCACAGGTATGGGAGGGCATCCGGTGAATTGTTGTAATAGGTAATGTTTTCTTCCCCGGTCAGCGTATTGGTCGATTCATCGATAGAAGCCTTGATCACGTAATCGGCGCGCTGCTGCCAATACTCTTTCCCGGGAGCGCCGGAAGCCGTTCGGTAGGGACCCGGCGGGGTAATCAGGTTGCCAAGTTGTTCGAATTTCCCCTGGTAGGGAGCGGTGGGATTTTGGGCAAAGCCCTGAAAAAAGAGGGTTGCGAGGAAAAAGAGTATCGGGTATCTCATATTTTATTGGGTAATTGATTGTAATTATGTTTTGGTCATTATCTCTTGCAAATTAGAAAAATACTGTATTAAAATGAGTTTTGATTCCAACAAATCGCTGATTTCATGTAAAAGAAGCCGTTTCAATGGATGATTACTCATCAAATCAACCGGATCAATATTGTACAACAAGGGATCCTGTTTCCCATTGATTCCCAATACGAAACAGGTAAAAATACATGCCGGGAATGGTTTTTTCCGTATCCCAGGTCATCTCATGGGAACCGCTTTCCAGTCTACCTTTTTCAAGGTTATAAATGGTGCATCCAAACAGATCATAAATGCGAAGGGATACTTCTGCCGGAAGGGTAAGGTCAAAGGAAAAGCTAACCTTTCCCGAAGCCGGGTTAGGAGCCACTGCGATCAGGTTTTTCGTTTTTAAGGGCTGATTCAAAGCCGTCACCGTCGAATCCCCGGAAAGCAATTCCCGCAGGCAGTCAAATTTAAAATTCCGGTCAGGAACGTTCACATCATCCGTCAATCCCCAGCAGCCGTAACGGTTGTAGCTGCTTGTGAGGGTGAACTGCATGGCGAGGGTACCTCCAAGCTGCAGGAAGGCATCGTCATAGTTGTATCGCAAAGCTTCGCACATCCCTTCCGAGCGCTCCGCAAGGATGCGATTGGTTATATTGGCTGTACTGCCCCCGCCGTGATCAGGGCCGCCTTCATAGGAAACATATCCCCCCGACAGGTTCCACTGGCTGGCCTTTTCGATCCATTGCATCCTTCCCGCCTCATTGATGCCGGTATCGTTGATCTGGCCGGAAATGCTGTTGAGACAGTTTTCAATGATCTGACCTACACCATCACCTACATTTTGACCGCCCGAAAAATAGCTTTGGCAACCGATAGCATAAATAAAATCGGAAGG
This sequence is a window from Lewinellaceae bacterium. Protein-coding genes within it:
- a CDS encoding M1 family metallopeptidase, which gives rise to MRYPILFFLATLFFQGFAQNPTAPYQGKFEQLGNLITPPGPYRTASGAPGKEYWQQRADYVIKASIDESTNTLTGEENITYYNNSPDALPYLWLQLEQNINKKGNEDFGDRFGGIGDSVTTLQMQYLVRPLDFDAGCQIKSVKDKTGNPLDFIVNNTMMRVNLKEALQPGQSIRLDISWSYAITDRSMFVLSREGYEHFPEDGNNVYLIAHWYPRMAVYNDTEGWQNKQFQRLGEFALEFGNFDVEITVPEDHIVAATGTLLNSSEMLGKKQLKRLQEARQSFDKPVVIVTPEEAKANEKEKSTATKTWKFRAENVRDFALASSRKFIWDAQAVNLSGKTVMAMSFYPNEGLPVWSEESTKAVANALEVYSEATFDYPYPVAISVNTSNIGMEFPMISFNGGRPVHGFISEGAKAGMIGTIVHEVGHNWFPMIVSSDERQWMWMDEGLNTFLHQRTMALRYPQFHHTVPADIVTYMTGTKDIMRPIMVQSDNENMFSFGANFYQKPTVALQILRNTVIGRDLFDPAFKEYANRWKYKHPNPADLFRTLEEATAVDLDWFWRGWFFTTDNVDIELAAVKWLVVKENKDENTALAGTGGMAMDPVISDFAGGPVEVTMIPTPDQYYGQFLSRLDEEGMRKAVEGKNLYELTFKNLGGLVMPIIVEWTYADGTTEIDRLPVEVWRHNEAEVVKTFLKDKEVISINLDPNKELADVNTENNAFPRVKEVSRFEQFKAGDK